The Enterobacter mori genomic interval TTGCTGGTATCCAGCTCGTCGAAGCTCTTCACCAGATCGTCAATCGCTTTAATCTGTTTCAGGAACGGCTCCAGCTTATCCAGCGGCAGTGCGGAAGGACCATCGCACTTCGCGTTAGCCGGATCCGGGTGCGCTTCAATGAACAGGCCTGCCAGACCGGTCGCCATACCGGCGCGTGCCAGCTCGGTAACCTGGGCACGACGGCCACCAGAAGCTGCGCCAAACGGGTCGCGGCACTGCAGAGCGTGCGTCACGTCGAAAATCACCGGAGATTGACCGGAAACGTTCTTCATCACGCTAAAGCCCAGCATATCCACAACCAGGTTGTCGTAACCGAAGTTTGCGCCACGGTCACACAGGATCACCTTGTCGTTGCCACCTTCGATGAACTTATCGACGATGTTTCCCATCTGCCCAGGGCTCACGAACTGTGGTTTCTTCACGTTGATGACAGCACCGGTTTTCGCCATTGCCGCAACCAGGTCAGTCTGACGCGCCAGGAATGCCGGAAGCTGAATCACGTCTACCACGTCAGCCACAGGCTGCGCCTGAGAGGCTTCATGCACGTCGGTGATCACTTTCACGCCAAAGGTCTGCTTCAGCTCCTGGAAAATCTTCATCCCCTCTTCCAGGCCCGGGCCACGGTAAGAGTTGATGGAGGAGCGGTTGGCTTTATCAAAAGAGGCCTTAAACACGTACGGGATGCCCAGCTTCTGGGTCACGGTCACGTAGTGCTCGCAGATACGCATGGCGAGATCGCGGGATTCCAGCACGTTCATGCCGCCAAACAGCACGAACGGCAGGTCGTTTGCTACCTTGATATCACCAATGCTAACCACTTTTTGTTTCATAGGATCGCCTTATTCAGGTGTGAATCGGAATTAAGATTAATGCAGTGTAATTTGTTTGTGCGAGATCGCGTTGATCTGCGCACGAATCATTTCGCTAATCGGGTCTTCCGGACATTGCTCGACGAAATAATTCAAATCACTTAGCGCCACATGCTCGCAATCGAGCTGCGCATAAATCAGGCCGCGGTCGCGAATTTCGTACGGATCTTCCGGGTTGAACTGCAACAGCACTTCACTGGCGCGCAACGCCAGTTCCATCTGACGCTCTTCCATTAACGCGGACTTCAGCGTATCCAGCAGCTTGCGGATCACTTCTGCGTTATCCGCCTCGTCGAGATCTTCATTGAAGAGTTCGGCCACCGGGCTAATATTGCCTTTCAGCCACACGTCCAGCGTGTGTTCATCCAGCGTGTCACCGTTGAAGGGATTAATGAGCCACATCTCGCCGTCCAGCCACTCCGCACGCAGTATCATCTGCGTCGGGAAAATGACCGGCACCAGCGGAATATCCAGACGATGGGCAACCCACAGCAAAATGGATCCCAGGGCGACGGCGCTGCCCTGGCGATTCTTCAAGACCTGGTCCAGCCATAATGCATCTGACAGGCGATACACGCCACGCGTGTCGCAGAAACCCCATTCGCCGTAGAAAAGCTCAAGCAGCTTCTCTAATTGCCAGTCCTGCGGACGCGCCTGACTGATCTCCTCCCGCGCCAGGCTGACCAGATTCTCCAGCTCCGCGTGGACGTACTGCGACGTAAAATCATCGCGGATCATTTCAGAAATCAGGATCATGCCTTCACACAGCGGCACTTTGTTAAATTCGAAATCGGCTAAGGACCTCATGACTTACCCCAGTAACGACTGCGCGTACAATGACGTCCAGACGCGATAAAACTCAAAACGATGTAGATGATAACGCCAAACCACTTTTCAGTCAGCCATGCGCCTTTATCAGTTAATGGCAGATAGCGGTGATTCATACCCACTGTCCCAGCGTCAGACGTTCATTGCCGCCGTAATCGCGGCAGGTTGCCACTGCGCGATAACCCGCATTGGTGAACAGCGCGCGCACCGCGTTCCCTTGCGTCCAGCCATGTTCCACCAGCAGCCAGCCACCGGGAAGCAAATGTTGTCGTGACGTTGTCACAATGTGATCAAGATCGGCTAAGCCTTCATTGGCCGCGACCAGTGCAGTCAGTGGTTCGAAACGAACATCGCCCTGCGCAAGGTGCGGATCATGTTCGTCGATGTAAGGCGGGTTGCTGACAATCAGCGCAAATAAGCGATTCTCCAGCGCGGAAAACCAGCTACTTTGCAGTACCGTCACGTTGCCGAGCCCAAGACGTTCCACGTTACGCTGCGCCAGCATCACCGCGTCCGGCATCACATCCACCGCCGTTACCGTGCAATCGGGCCGCTCAGTGGCAAGCGCCAGCGCAATAGCGCCCGTGCCAGTGCCGAGATCGAGAATGCTACAGGCTGCTGTGGGTAAACGCGCCAGCGCTTGCTCCACCAGACACTCGGTGTCAGGACGTGGGATCAGCGTTGCCGCCGAGACGTACAGCGGTAACGACCAGAACTCACGTTCGCCGACAAGGTGCGCCACCGGTTCGCCCGTTTTACGGCGGGCAAGCAGCGCGGCGAGCTGCGCTTCCTGCTCAGCCGTCAGCAGCGTCTCACCAAAAGCCAGCAGGTACGTGCGGGCTTTGCCCGTCACATGCGCAAGCAAAATTTCGGCATCGCGTTTCGGACTTTCGCTTTCTGAAAGCTCACCGACCGCCACACGTAACCAGCGCTGAAAATCCATTATTCCTGCTCGGACAGTGCCGCCAGCTGGTCGGCCTGGTATTCCTGCACGATAGGCTCAATCAGCATATCGAGCTTGCCTTCCATTGCTTCATCCAGACGGTACAGCGTCAGGTTGATGCGGTGGTCGGTCACGCGGCCCTGCGGGAAGTTATAGGTACGGTTACGATCGCTGCGATCGCCGCTGCCCAGCAGGTTACGACGCGTAGACGCCTCCGCCTGCTGACGTTTCGCCACTTCGGCGGCGCGGATACGTGCACCCAGCACAGACAACGCTTTGGCTTTGTTTTTGTGCTGGGAACGTTCGTCCTGACACTCCACCACAATACCGGTTGGCAAGTGGGTAATACGGATCGCGGAGTCGGTGGTGTTAACGTGCTGACCGCCCGCCCCGGAGGAGCGGAACGTATCAATACGCAGGTCAGCCGGATTGATGTCCGGCAGTTCTGCTTCCGGCAGTTCCGGCATCACCGCAACCGTACAGGCTGAGGTGTGAATACGTCCCTGAGATTCTGTCGCAGGCACGCGCTGCACGCGGTGGCCGCCGGATTCAAACTTAAGACGACCGTACACGCCGTCACCGCTGATCTTGGCGATAACTTCTTTAAAGCCACCATGTTCGCCTTCGTTGGCACTCATGATCTCTACGCGCCAGCGACGCGCTTCGGCATAGCGGCTGTACATACGGAACAAGTCACCAGCAAACAGCGCGGCTTCATCACCGCCGGTACCGGCGCGCACTTCCACAAACGCGTTACGCTCATCGTCCGGATCTTTCGGCAGAAGAAGCACCTGGAGCTGTTGTTCCATCTCTTCAGAACGCGCTTTTGCGTCCTGCAGCTCTTCCTGCGCCATCTCGCGCATCTCAGGATCGTCGAGCATCATCTGCGCGGTTTCAATATCTTCCTGAACCTGTCGCCAGTCGGTAAAGCATTTAGACACATCACTCAACTGCGCGTATTCACGCGACAGTGCGCGAAAACGTTCCTGGTCTGCGATGGTCCCGGCATCGCCGAGCAGCGCCTGTACTTCCTCATGGCGCTCATGCAGAGCTTCCAGTTTAGCGACGATAGAAGGCTTCATAGGCGTAAGTGCACCTTGTAATAGAAAATGGGTGTAGGGCGCTATTCCAGCCCGAGGCTGTTGCGCAGAATAGTCAGGCGTTCATCATCCCCGTCACGGGCAGCCTGCTGAAGAGATTTGGTTGGTGCATGGATCAGGCGGTTGGTCAGTTTCCAGGCCAGATCCTGCATGATTGCATTGGCGTCACCGCCCTGTTCCAGGGCCGCTAACGCTTTGGCTGTCAGGTCATCACGCACCTGCTCAGCCTGTCCGCGGTATTCACGGATGGTCTCACTGACGCTTTGCGCGCGCAGCCAGGCCATAAACTCGCTGGTTTCCTGCTCAACAATGGTTTCCGCCTGCACCGCTGCCGCTTTACGCTGGGCAAGGTTGTGCGAAATGATGCTTTGCAGGTCATCCACGCTGTAGAGATAGGCGTTCGCCAGTTTGCCCACTTCGGGTTCAACATCACGCGGGACGGCAATATCTACCAGCAGCATCGGCTGATTACGGCGGGATTTCAGCGCACGCTCCACCATCCCTTTACCGATAATCGGCAGCGGGCTGGCGGTAGAGCTGATAATGATGTCCGCCTCTTTCAGGCGTTCATCGATGTCGCTCAGCGCAACGACTTCTGCGCCCACTTCGTCCGCCAGCACCTGCGCTCGCTCGCGGGTACGGTTGGCGATAATCATCTTTTTCACTTTATGCTCGCGCAGATGGCGCGCCACAAGTTCGATGGTTTCGCCCGCGCCCACCAGCAGCACGGTGACGGTCGACAGGGATTCAAAGATTTGACGAGCGAGAGTACAGGCCGCGAAAGCAACAGAAACCGCACTGGCACCAATGTCGGTTTCGGTT includes:
- the kdsA gene encoding 3-deoxy-8-phosphooctulonate synthase; this encodes MKQKVVSIGDIKVANDLPFVLFGGMNVLESRDLAMRICEHYVTVTQKLGIPYVFKASFDKANRSSINSYRGPGLEEGMKIFQELKQTFGVKVITDVHEASQAQPVADVVDVIQLPAFLARQTDLVAAMAKTGAVINVKKPQFVSPGQMGNIVDKFIEGGNDKVILCDRGANFGYDNLVVDMLGFSVMKNVSGQSPVIFDVTHALQCRDPFGAASGGRRAQVTELARAGMATGLAGLFIEAHPDPANAKCDGPSALPLDKLEPFLKQIKAIDDLVKSFDELDTSN
- the sirB1 gene encoding invasion regulator SirB1 encodes the protein MRSLADFEFNKVPLCEGMILISEMIRDDFTSQYVHAELENLVSLAREEISQARPQDWQLEKLLELFYGEWGFCDTRGVYRLSDALWLDQVLKNRQGSAVALGSILLWVAHRLDIPLVPVIFPTQMILRAEWLDGEMWLINPFNGDTLDEHTLDVWLKGNISPVAELFNEDLDEADNAEVIRKLLDTLKSALMEERQMELALRASEVLLQFNPEDPYEIRDRGLIYAQLDCEHVALSDLNYFVEQCPEDPISEMIRAQINAISHKQITLH
- the prmC gene encoding peptide chain release factor N(5)-glutamine methyltransferase, whose product is MDFQRWLRVAVGELSESESPKRDAEILLAHVTGKARTYLLAFGETLLTAEQEAQLAALLARRKTGEPVAHLVGEREFWSLPLYVSAATLIPRPDTECLVEQALARLPTAACSILDLGTGTGAIALALATERPDCTVTAVDVMPDAVMLAQRNVERLGLGNVTVLQSSWFSALENRLFALIVSNPPYIDEHDPHLAQGDVRFEPLTALVAANEGLADLDHIVTTSRQHLLPGGWLLVEHGWTQGNAVRALFTNAGYRAVATCRDYGGNERLTLGQWV
- the prfA gene encoding peptide chain release factor 1; protein product: MKPSIVAKLEALHERHEEVQALLGDAGTIADQERFRALSREYAQLSDVSKCFTDWRQVQEDIETAQMMLDDPEMREMAQEELQDAKARSEEMEQQLQVLLLPKDPDDERNAFVEVRAGTGGDEAALFAGDLFRMYSRYAEARRWRVEIMSANEGEHGGFKEVIAKISGDGVYGRLKFESGGHRVQRVPATESQGRIHTSACTVAVMPELPEAELPDINPADLRIDTFRSSGAGGQHVNTTDSAIRITHLPTGIVVECQDERSQHKNKAKALSVLGARIRAAEVAKRQQAEASTRRNLLGSGDRSDRNRTYNFPQGRVTDHRINLTLYRLDEAMEGKLDMLIEPIVQEYQADQLAALSEQE
- the hemA gene encoding glutamyl-tRNA reductase produces the protein MTLLALGINHKTAPVSLRERVTFSPDTLDLALDSLLAQPMVQGGVVLSTCNRTELYLSVEEQDNLHEALIRWLCDYHNLNEEELRNSLYWHQDNDAVSHLMRVASGLDSLVLGEPQILGQVKKAFADSQKGHLKASELERMFQKSFSVAKRVRTETDIGASAVSVAFAACTLARQIFESLSTVTVLLVGAGETIELVARHLREHKVKKMIIANRTRERAQVLADEVGAEVVALSDIDERLKEADIIISSTASPLPIIGKGMVERALKSRRNQPMLLVDIAVPRDVEPEVGKLANAYLYSVDDLQSIISHNLAQRKAAAVQAETIVEQETSEFMAWLRAQSVSETIREYRGQAEQVRDDLTAKALAALEQGGDANAIMQDLAWKLTNRLIHAPTKSLQQAARDGDDERLTILRNSLGLE